In the Clostridium beijerinckii genome, one interval contains:
- a CDS encoding exonuclease SbcCD subunit D has protein sequence MRILHTADWHLGKNLEGQSRMDEQEEFLNDFVKIVEDNNIDLIMIAGDVYDNPNPPARAEKMFYDTLKRLSKNGERLTLVISGNHDNPERLVAAGPLARDHGIIMVGTPKTIVPCGEYGKHKVLSSGEGYVEVEINSEKAVILTVPYPSEKRLNEVIYNYMEAEDEKAKSYSDKIFSLFNSLKNHFREDTINLIISHLFAMGSEEGGSERSIQLGGAYIVDGSCFPKEAQYIALGHVHKPQIVPGTDKRARYCGSPIHYNKKEVSFEKKCYIVEAKANEECDIQEINLRVYKPIEIWKCSSIEDAILRCAENKDKDCWVYLEISTDRYIREDEIKQMKELKADILEIMPKVKGLEEESELNLSEKSFEEIFKEFYLKERGTPPEGEVMELLLSIINEEGGTDETNQIED, from the coding sequence TTGAGAATATTGCATACAGCTGATTGGCATTTAGGTAAGAATTTAGAGGGACAAAGCCGGATGGATGAGCAAGAAGAGTTTTTAAATGATTTTGTTAAGATTGTAGAAGATAATAATATAGATTTAATCATGATTGCGGGAGACGTTTATGATAATCCAAACCCTCCGGCAAGGGCAGAAAAAATGTTTTATGATACTTTAAAGAGACTATCGAAAAATGGGGAGAGACTTACTTTGGTTATATCAGGAAATCATGATAATCCAGAGAGATTGGTTGCGGCAGGTCCACTTGCTCGTGATCATGGAATCATTATGGTTGGGACACCAAAAACTATAGTTCCTTGTGGTGAGTATGGGAAACATAAAGTTTTGTCATCAGGAGAAGGGTATGTGGAAGTTGAAATTAATAGTGAAAAAGCAGTTATCTTAACTGTGCCTTATCCGAGCGAGAAAAGACTGAATGAAGTTATCTATAACTATATGGAAGCTGAAGATGAAAAAGCTAAATCCTATAGTGATAAGATATTTTCTTTATTCAATTCATTAAAAAATCATTTTAGAGAAGATACAATTAATCTTATAATATCGCATCTATTTGCAATGGGAAGTGAGGAAGGTGGCTCTGAAAGAAGCATTCAATTAGGAGGTGCTTATATAGTAGATGGAAGTTGTTTTCCTAAGGAAGCACAGTATATAGCATTAGGGCATGTGCATAAACCACAAATAGTTCCGGGAACGGATAAAAGAGCAAGGTATTGTGGGTCACCAATTCACTATAACAAAAAAGAGGTTAGCTTTGAAAAGAAATGTTATATAGTTGAGGCAAAAGCTAATGAAGAATGTGACATACAAGAAATAAACTTAAGGGTATATAAACCAATAGAAATTTGGAAATGCTCAAGTATTGAAGATGCAATATTACGATGTGCTGAAAATAAAGATAAAGATTGCTGGGTGTATTTAGAAATAAGTACAGATAGATACATAAGAGAAGATGAAATAAAACAAATGAAAGAATTAAAAGCAGATATATTAGAAATAATGCCTAAGGTTAAAGGATTGGAAGAAGAGAGTGAATTAAACTTAAGTGAAAAATCGTTTGAGGAAATATTTAAGGAGTTTTATCTTAAAGAAAGGGGCACTCCTCCAGAAGGTGAAGTTATGGAATTGCTTTTATCAATTATAAACGAAGAGGGTGGAACAGATGAGACCAATCAAATTGAGGATTAA
- a CDS encoding AAA family ATPase: MRPIKLRIKGLNSFMDEQIIDFDKLTDRGFFGIFGPTGSGKSTILDGITLALYGNVSRKSSNFINTNCDRLNVNFEFQISGSEIRKYIIDREFKRKKDGGISSGKCKIVEVTSSEEEILADGVKTINKKVEEIVGLNLEDFSRTVVLPQGKFSEFLKLEGKDRRDMLERLFNLQQFGDNLSRKLSAKISKERTDSNILAGQLSGYSDVSQEKLKEKENALEELKNNLEALKKELDIIEKKHKENEEIWKLQLDLLYYKNKEQTLKEKEENINSYIEKIKLGEAGAKVLPYLNAFESTRKAFDKNEIELEELKSKIGKIKEEKEKIEQLWCMAKDKKENKLPQLMMQEQKVKDAIEEKNLIREIENKIDLLKAQIKECDAKNNNIQSELIKIEEEISNKNKLIKEDEKTYDNLKIEESLKEAVQEGIIVEEKLEKINGILVKDKQKKAVIEKENSETILKGKALREVLDKEKKSLEDKDKQYEFLLKNSPGEQKDLVNLKQLIVENEQKWSSYVKLNKEIDFSREEIKNLQIDILSRREEEKQLEKELEEIKNTQREIMRENLAHTLRQELKDGDTCPVCGSTHHMKENIRIFEVQDVKNVEEKIKLKENSIKIISSKITQGETKVNSFNEKIKVNLEEIEKLGTAFNEKPLEELKQEFINLEKALESYSKAKEELEKSVNKLRNEINIKTGEINELRAVVRTNQRQLEDLEKSITENTEELNILKNRLDSLRAKTLVTDFNKKSEEIKAVEKERERLSEVIKVNRELIEKLEKNKENLTSEVILAKENLTRYNTELSNYEKSKEEKIQAIKNKVDNTDDLVSLLHKIQENIENINSEFKESENNKNKIEKEFNENNERLISAISKYKELSKRKKDEEAQLEVAIDSEGFNSLDDVKKNIIGKEEINDYKLKVESYKSEVSKVNGAIESLLNKIDGKELSEKEYTEIKLLKDIKEKEFNEINEDKIKVDEELKNIKNKLEEQKDLLDKKMKLEHKLALLGDLEKLFKGKKFVEFVAVSKLKYVSVEASKRLKEITHGNYGLEVDDNSRFIIRDYKNGGAKRDSTTLSGGETFLASLSLALALSAQIQLKGTAPLELFFLDEGFGTLDDDLLEVVMNSLERIHNEKLKVGIISHVEAIKNRVPVKLMITPAESGMGGSKVRIERN, from the coding sequence ATGAGACCAATCAAATTGAGGATTAAGGGCTTAAATAGCTTCATGGATGAACAAATTATAGATTTTGATAAATTAACAGATAGAGGATTTTTTGGAATCTTTGGACCAACTGGAAGTGGGAAATCAACCATATTAGATGGAATAACTCTAGCATTATATGGAAATGTATCAAGAAAAAGCTCCAATTTTATAAATACTAATTGTGACAGATTAAATGTAAATTTTGAGTTTCAAATATCAGGTAGTGAAATAAGAAAATATATCATTGACAGGGAGTTTAAAAGAAAAAAAGATGGTGGAATAAGCTCTGGAAAGTGTAAAATCGTTGAAGTAACAAGTTCAGAAGAAGAAATTTTAGCAGATGGAGTTAAAACTATAAATAAGAAAGTTGAGGAGATAGTAGGTCTTAATTTAGAAGATTTCTCAAGAACTGTTGTTTTACCTCAAGGGAAGTTTAGTGAATTCTTAAAGCTTGAAGGTAAGGACAGACGTGATATGCTTGAAAGGTTGTTTAACCTTCAACAATTTGGAGACAATTTATCCAGAAAACTTAGTGCAAAGATAAGCAAAGAGCGAACTGATAGCAATATTTTAGCGGGACAATTAAGTGGATACAGCGATGTTAGTCAAGAAAAATTAAAAGAAAAGGAAAACGCTCTTGAGGAATTAAAAAATAATCTGGAAGCTTTGAAAAAGGAATTAGATATAATAGAAAAGAAGCATAAAGAAAATGAAGAAATATGGAAGCTACAGCTTGATTTACTATATTATAAAAATAAAGAGCAAACATTAAAGGAAAAAGAGGAAAACATAAATTCATATATAGAAAAGATAAAGCTAGGCGAGGCAGGAGCAAAGGTACTACCTTATTTAAATGCATTTGAAAGCACTAGAAAAGCCTTTGATAAAAATGAGATTGAGTTAGAAGAATTAAAATCAAAGATAGGTAAGATAAAAGAAGAAAAAGAAAAGATAGAACAACTTTGGTGCATGGCAAAAGATAAAAAAGAGAATAAACTTCCTCAATTAATGATGCAGGAACAAAAAGTTAAAGATGCTATTGAAGAAAAGAATTTGATACGTGAGATAGAAAATAAAATAGATTTATTAAAGGCACAAATTAAAGAATGTGATGCTAAAAATAATAATATACAGAGTGAGCTCATTAAAATAGAAGAAGAAATAAGTAATAAAAATAAATTAATAAAAGAAGACGAAAAAACATATGATAATTTGAAAATTGAAGAAAGTTTAAAGGAAGCAGTTCAAGAAGGAATAATTGTAGAAGAAAAGTTAGAAAAAATAAATGGAATTCTAGTTAAGGATAAGCAAAAGAAAGCAGTTATTGAAAAAGAAAATAGTGAAACTATACTTAAAGGAAAAGCTTTAAGGGAAGTTTTAGATAAAGAAAAAAAGAGTTTGGAAGATAAAGATAAACAATATGAGTTTTTACTTAAAAATTCGCCAGGTGAACAAAAAGATTTAGTTAATTTAAAACAGTTGATAGTGGAAAATGAGCAAAAATGGAGCAGTTATGTAAAGCTGAACAAAGAAATAGATTTCTCTAGAGAAGAGATAAAAAACTTACAAATAGATATATTAAGTAGAAGAGAAGAAGAAAAGCAACTTGAAAAAGAACTAGAGGAAATAAAAAATACTCAAAGGGAGATTATGAGAGAAAATTTAGCACATACTCTTAGACAGGAACTTAAAGATGGAGATACATGTCCTGTATGTGGATCAACTCATCATATGAAAGAAAATATCAGGATTTTTGAAGTTCAAGATGTGAAGAATGTAGAGGAAAAAATAAAACTAAAAGAAAATTCAATAAAGATTATTAGTAGCAAAATAACTCAAGGTGAAACTAAGGTAAATAGTTTTAACGAAAAAATTAAAGTTAATCTTGAAGAAATTGAAAAGCTCGGAACTGCGTTTAATGAAAAACCTTTGGAAGAGTTAAAACAGGAATTTATAAATTTAGAAAAAGCTTTAGAAAGTTATTCTAAAGCTAAAGAAGAACTTGAAAAAAGTGTTAATAAGCTGAGGAATGAAATTAATATTAAAACCGGAGAAATAAATGAATTACGAGCAGTAGTTAGAACTAACCAAAGACAGCTTGAAGATTTGGAAAAGAGTATTACAGAAAATACAGAAGAATTGAATATTTTAAAAAATAGATTGGATTCGCTAAGGGCAAAGACATTAGTAACTGATTTTAATAAAAAAAGCGAAGAAATTAAAGCTGTTGAAAAAGAGAGAGAAAGATTATCAGAGGTTATTAAAGTTAACAGGGAGCTAATAGAAAAGTTAGAAAAGAATAAAGAAAATTTAACTAGTGAAGTTATTTTAGCAAAAGAAAATTTAACTAGGTATAATACAGAATTAAGTAATTATGAAAAAAGTAAAGAAGAAAAAATACAAGCGATAAAGAACAAAGTCGATAATACAGATGATCTGGTTTCACTACTACATAAAATTCAGGAAAATATTGAAAATATTAATAGTGAGTTTAAGGAAAGTGAAAACAATAAAAATAAAATAGAGAAAGAATTTAATGAAAACAATGAGCGATTAATTTCTGCAATCAGTAAATATAAAGAATTAAGTAAACGAAAAAAAGATGAAGAAGCTCAGTTAGAAGTTGCAATAGACAGTGAAGGTTTTAATTCCCTTGACGATGTCAAAAAAAATATAATTGGAAAAGAAGAAATTAATGATTATAAATTAAAAGTAGAAAGTTATAAAAGTGAAGTATCAAAAGTAAATGGAGCAATTGAAAGTTTACTTAATAAAATAGATGGTAAAGAGTTAAGTGAAAAAGAATATACAGAAATAAAACTCTTAAAAGATATTAAAGAAAAAGAGTTTAATGAAATTAATGAAGACAAAATTAAGGTAGATGAAGAATTAAAAAACATAAAAAATAAGTTGGAAGAGCAGAAAGATCTCTTAGATAAGAAGATGAAACTAGAACATAAATTGGCTCTTCTTGGTGATTTGGAAAAGTTATTTAAGGGAAAGAAATTTGTTGAGTTTGTAGCAGTAAGTAAGCTTAAGTATGTTTCAGTTGAAGCATCTAAGAGATTGAAAGAAATAACTCATGGAAATTATGGACTAGAGGTTGATGACAATAGCAGATTTATAATTAGAGATTATAAAAATGGTGGAGCCAAAAGAGATTCTACTACTTTATCAGGAGGAGAAACATTTTTAGCATCTTTATCATTAGCTTTGGCATTATCAGCACAGATTCAGCTTAAAGGAACTGCACCATTAGAATTATTTTTCCTTGATGAAGGATTTGGTACTTTAGATGATGATCTACTTGAAGTTGTTATGAATTCATTAGAAAGGATTCATAATGAAAAATTGAAGGTTGGTATAATAAGCCATGTTGAAGCAATAAAGAATAGAGTACCAGTAAAACTTATGATTACTCCAGCAGAATCAGGTATGGGTGGAAGCAAAGTTAGAATTGAAAGAAACTAA
- a CDS encoding 50S ribosomal protein L25: MEELNLTKRIKTASHGARKVRREGKIPGVIYGKEIGNEIFTVDESALLKETSASGEHGIVKFNLDGRKGNAVIKEIQRNALGNKAIHVDFEEVAANDTMHTEVLIKIVGKGILESKGLILQTQRDLVKVSCKAKDLPKDVELDVSNGQAGTVYTFKNLKFAEGIEVLDDLSTVIGSISEEEKAKEEETE; the protein is encoded by the coding sequence ATGGAGGAATTAAATTTAACTAAAAGAATAAAAACAGCTAGTCATGGTGCTAGAAAGGTAAGAAGAGAAGGCAAGATTCCAGGTGTAATTTATGGAAAAGAAATAGGAAATGAAATATTTACTGTAGATGAATCAGCATTACTAAAAGAAACCTCAGCTAGTGGAGAGCATGGAATAGTAAAATTTAATCTTGATGGAAGGAAAGGAAACGCTGTAATTAAGGAAATTCAAAGAAATGCTTTGGGAAATAAAGCAATTCATGTTGATTTTGAAGAAGTAGCAGCAAATGATACAATGCATACTGAAGTCTTAATTAAGATTGTTGGTAAAGGCATTTTAGAAAGCAAAGGATTAATATTACAAACTCAAAGAGATTTAGTAAAGGTATCTTGTAAAGCAAAAGATTTACCAAAGGATGTTGAATTAGATGTTTCTAATGGACAAGCTGGGACAGTTTATACTTTTAAAAATCTAAAATTTGCTGAAGGAATTGAAGTTTTAGATGATTTATCAACGGTTATAGGATCAATAAGTGAAGAAGAAAAGGCTAAGGAAGAAGAAACAGAATAG
- a CDS encoding phospho-sugar mutase, with translation MNYKEKYNVWINSDFINEETKNELKSISDEKEIEDRFYQDLDFGTGGLRGVIGAGSNRMNIYTVAQSTQGFANYLNDNFKDPSVAIAYDSRNMSKEFAKAAALNLCANNIKVYLYESLRPTPVLSFTVRELKCNGGIVITASHNPKIYNGYKVYDEFGGQVTDEKAKMIINSVKAVDDFSKIESIDENVALEKGLLKYIGEDVDKVYYEKVKGLTIRTDLVKEKASNLNVIYTPIHGSGNVPVRTVLKELGYSNVKVVKEQEAPDGNFPTASYPNPENPDVFELALKMAKTENPDIIFGTDPDCDRIGLVVKDSTGEYKVLTGNQTGLLLTNYILSSMKETNKLPQNGVVIKTIVTTEGARSIAEDFDIELMDVLTGFKYIGEKIREFEDAGDRNYIFGFEESYGYLAGNFVRDKDAVIAAMLVCEMCLYYKEQGKSLYDALIDLYEKYGYFKETLVSLELKGKEGQEKIANCIEALRNNPASEVNGVKIVTRLDYKLSVEENTVNNTKAPIDLPKSNVLKYILEDGSYFVVRPSGTEPKMKVYLAVKSNSLDNAEKDIATFKEKVMEIINSQLS, from the coding sequence ATGAATTATAAGGAAAAGTATAACGTGTGGATTAACTCTGACTTTATTAATGAGGAAACTAAGAATGAATTAAAGAGCATATCTGACGAAAAGGAGATTGAAGATAGATTTTACCAAGATTTAGATTTTGGGACTGGTGGATTAAGAGGGGTAATAGGTGCAGGAAGCAATAGAATGAATATATATACTGTTGCTCAATCTACTCAGGGATTTGCTAATTACTTAAATGATAATTTTAAAGATCCTTCAGTTGCAATTGCATATGATTCAAGAAATATGTCTAAGGAATTTGCAAAAGCAGCTGCACTTAACTTATGTGCAAATAATATAAAAGTATATTTATATGAAAGTTTAAGACCAACTCCTGTATTGTCTTTTACAGTTAGAGAATTAAAATGTAATGGTGGTATAGTAATTACTGCATCACATAATCCGAAAATTTATAATGGATATAAAGTTTATGATGAATTTGGCGGCCAAGTAACAGATGAAAAAGCAAAAATGATAATTAACTCTGTTAAAGCGGTAGATGATTTCTCAAAGATTGAAAGCATAGATGAAAATGTTGCCTTAGAGAAAGGGCTATTAAAATATATTGGAGAAGATGTAGATAAGGTCTACTATGAAAAAGTTAAGGGATTAACTATAAGGACAGATTTAGTTAAGGAAAAAGCTAGTAATTTAAATGTAATATATACTCCAATTCATGGTTCTGGTAATGTTCCAGTAAGAACCGTATTAAAAGAATTAGGCTATAGTAATGTTAAAGTTGTTAAGGAACAAGAAGCTCCAGATGGAAATTTCCCAACAGCATCGTATCCTAATCCAGAAAATCCGGATGTATTTGAATTAGCATTAAAGATGGCTAAAACAGAAAATCCAGATATAATTTTTGGAACTGATCCAGATTGCGATAGAATAGGTCTTGTAGTTAAAGATAGCACTGGAGAATACAAGGTATTAACTGGTAACCAAACAGGATTATTATTAACTAATTATATATTAAGTTCAATGAAAGAAACTAATAAATTGCCACAAAATGGTGTTGTAATTAAAACAATAGTAACAACAGAAGGTGCTAGAAGTATTGCTGAAGATTTTGATATTGAGCTTATGGATGTATTAACAGGATTTAAATACATTGGAGAAAAAATAAGAGAATTTGAAGATGCAGGAGATAGAAATTATATTTTCGGATTTGAAGAAAGCTATGGATATCTTGCTGGAAACTTTGTACGAGATAAAGATGCTGTTATTGCAGCAATGTTAGTATGTGAAATGTGCTTATATTATAAAGAACAAGGCAAGAGTCTTTATGATGCATTAATAGATTTATATGAAAAGTATGGATATTTTAAAGAAACTCTTGTATCATTAGAACTAAAAGGAAAAGAAGGTCAAGAGAAGATAGCAAACTGCATTGAAGCACTAAGAAATAATCCAGCAAGTGAAGTTAATGGTGTGAAAATCGTTACAAGATTAGATTACAAATTAAGTGTTGAGGAAAACACTGTAAATAACACTAAGGCTCCTATTGACTTACCTAAGTCAAATGTATTAAAGTACATTTTAGAGGATGGTTCATATTTTGTAGTAAGACCATCAGGAACAGAGCCAAAGATGAAAGTTTATTTAGCAGTTAAGAGCAACAGCTTAGACAATGCTGAGAAAGATATTGCTACATTTAAAGAAAAAGTAATGGAAATAATTAATTCACAATTAAGCTAA
- a CDS encoding tetratricopeptide repeat protein has translation MSNYKTMYKDKLSKLLFLEMNKEGFKRSLNIPEGVNFKNDDLYLPISSDYVVSNVNDEVKLSNLPIYYFVEGIFITFGADKNVKYNDDYGTILSYIPDAEECVKSLIADRIKKDRLEDAYLLLKGLYRYTREEEILTKLLAIGETIREKDSGFSEILLEDIEEFKEKFEKSPEPHLYNALILKDDGDYKGAEVEINEYINKGGKKTDEIDKIIGDITNISHFEKAVEYLKDEPKKAIELLLPLSEEFNENPLVYYYLGVGYRRIENYNKAIHYLNKSLTIESGSLETVNELGMNYACIGEYEEAIKYFRKAFEASKEVEICTNIVMCYINLGDKEQAKIHLELAKKIAPEDDIVIEIDQMLNRTIK, from the coding sequence ATGAGTAATTACAAGACAATGTATAAAGATAAATTAAGTAAATTATTATTTTTAGAAATGAATAAAGAAGGGTTCAAAAGAAGTCTTAATATACCAGAAGGCGTTAACTTTAAGAATGATGATCTGTATTTGCCTATAAGCTCGGATTATGTTGTATCAAATGTAAATGATGAAGTTAAGTTAAGTAACCTGCCTATATATTACTTTGTGGAGGGTATATTTATTACTTTTGGAGCAGATAAAAATGTTAAATATAATGATGATTATGGAACAATTCTATCTTATATACCAGATGCAGAAGAATGTGTGAAGAGTCTTATTGCAGATAGAATAAAAAAAGATAGATTAGAAGATGCTTATCTTCTGCTAAAAGGTCTTTATAGGTATACAAGAGAAGAAGAAATTTTAACTAAACTTCTAGCGATAGGAGAGACAATAAGAGAAAAAGATTCTGGATTTTCGGAAATTTTATTAGAAGATATTGAAGAATTTAAGGAAAAGTTTGAAAAATCGCCAGAACCACATCTGTATAATGCATTAATACTTAAAGATGATGGTGATTATAAAGGTGCAGAAGTGGAAATAAATGAGTATATAAATAAGGGTGGTAAAAAAACGGATGAAATTGATAAGATAATAGGGGATATTACTAATATAAGTCACTTTGAGAAAGCGGTTGAATATTTAAAAGATGAACCTAAGAAAGCAATAGAATTGTTATTACCACTAAGTGAAGAATTTAATGAAAATCCTTTAGTTTATTACTATCTAGGTGTTGGGTATAGAAGAATTGAAAACTATAATAAAGCTATTCATTACTTGAATAAAAGTCTTACTATAGAATCAGGAAGTCTTGAAACAGTTAATGAACTTGGAATGAATTATGCATGTATTGGTGAATATGAAGAAGCTATAAAATATTTTAGAAAAGCCTTTGAAGCTTCTAAGGAAGTTGAAATCTGTACTAATATAGTAATGTGCTATATAAACTTAGGAGACAAAGAGCAAGCAAAAATTCATTTGGAACTTGCAAAAAAAATAGCTCCGGAAGATGATATCGTAATAGAGATAGATCAAATGTTAAATAGAACTATAAAATAA